In Romeriopsis navalis LEGE 11480, the sequence CAATGCAGAAGATAGCTTGACCCTCGATGAGCTACGAGCCGGTTTAACCTATGCGGTAAACAATGGCTTGCAACTGGCGATATTTAATTCCTGTGATGGGCTGGGACTGGCCAGCGAACTGGAAAAGCTGCATATTCCACAGCTAATTGTGATGCGGGAGCCGGTGCCGGATCAGGTGGCCCAGCTTTTTCTCACCTATTTTCTGCAAGCGTTTGCGGAGGATCTATCGCTGTACCTCGCCGTGCGGGAAGCACGGCAGCGGCTCGAAGCGATCGAAGATGAGTTTCCCAATGCCAGTTGGTTGCCGGTAATTTTCCAGAATCCAGCGGTAAGGCCACCAACTTGGTCGAGCCTATGCGGCGATGCTCAGATGCCGTCAGAGACCACGAAGATTTCCTGGGGTCAGCCTCTCACCACCTCGAAGGTCGTTGTTGTTCCTCCAGTGCCTTACAAGCGGCGTTGGTTATCCAAACGACAGGCTGCAGTTTTGACGTGTGGAGTCACGGCGCTGGGGTTAGGACTGCGGCATCTAGGTTTATTTGAGCAGGGTGAACTGTGGGTTTACGATCGCTTTGCCCAGATTCAAGCAGCGAGTCCAGTATCCGCTGGAAAACAAAAGATTTTGCTGGTGACGATTAATGATCAAGATGTGCAGAAGTATGATAATCCAATTAGCGATCGGGTTTTGCTTGATGGGCTCCGGCGAATTCAGCAGCAGCAGCCCCGCGCTGTAGGCATTGATATTTATCGCGATAGCCCAGTGGCAAAACAGGCTGATTGGGTGGCCTTAACCAAATATCTGAAGCAGACGCCACAGGTAGTTGGGTTATGCCAAGTCGGTGAAGTGAATGGGGTGATTCGTCCAGAGATGGCAGTGAAACCACCTCAGGCAATGCCGATGGAACGTGTTGGGTATGCCGACGGCTTAATTCCCGACCCGGACCAGCGGGTACGGCGCTATAGTTTCGCGATGGATGAGCGCGAGGGGGCCGTGTGTCAGACGCCGTTTTCTTTTGCGTTTCAAGTGTTGAATACCTATTACCAAGGCAATTTGCAGTATGAATATGATGATGTAAAAGGACTCAAACTATGGCCTGAAAATCAAGCGAATCAGGCGATCTGGCTACCACCACTGTCACCACGTCTAGGCGGGTATCATCGCTCCACCGGAGATATGGCAGGTGTACAACTTGTGATTGATTACACAGGGTTGAAGCAGGCTCAGTTAATCAACTTTGAAACGCTTCTCACCTCGCCAGAAAATGATCTACGGTCACTGGTGCGCGATCGCATTGTTTTAATCGGTTATGCGAGTGGCCAAGATCCGCAAAAAAGTGACTTGCATCTTACCCCTGTGGAGCAAACCTATGGTGTGCGGATTCATGCGCAGGTGATTCAACAAATCTTAAAAATGTTTTCTGGTATAGGCAAAATTACGCGGAGTTTATCAGAATGGAGTGAGACGGGTTTACTCGCAATTTTGGGCTTGGTTAGTGGTGCCTTCACATGGCGTTGGGGGCGCTGGCGCTATGGTTTTCTGGTAGGCATGGGGCTGGCGGCGGCGCTGGTAATGCTACAACATAGTTTGGCTGGAGTACTGTGGTTGCCAATCTTCAGCGGACTGCTAATATTTGGGATGAATAGCTTGGTAGTTTTTATCGTAGGTAACTGGAAAGGGCGATCGCGATCGTCTTATCGCTAGACGTGATAGCCAGTGACTCAATGTAAAGAGGAGAGGACAGATGCAATTGGTTCCATCGATGTTGAAAATTCTGACGATCGCCTTGGTTGGCAGTGCCGTCAATGTGTTAGCAATCCAGACAGAGGTGGTTGCACAGTCCAATCGTCCGAAACACACACAACGAAAGCCAAAGCGAAAGAAGCTACGTCGTTTTGGTGGGCGGGTACCGGTGCGGCTTAAAGGGGGTAGGAAGGGGGTTTGCGATCGAACGGTAACTCAACCCTTTAGCGCAGCGGTTCCCGAAAACGCTTTAAGTGCGACCAAGACACCTCAGTTCGCAATTTGGATTCCCGATCAAACGACGAATAATCCCATGCGGGCAAAGGTCCGGATTAAGCAAAAGAATCGGAATGTGATGCCGCCGATGGCGGTGAAAATTGT encodes:
- a CDS encoding CHASE2 domain-containing protein, which codes for MGKVVDLKLNLQAEHSYHVTLSIYQEGQSTQRQVSAQLPPAIDLLKQYQKWQDSYRRLSQFGSRAIRPKQITINGDIQQRRDECRQRGKQLNHALNQWLQSPGFRTIRETWLDEISQSESVRVIIQTDQVETRHLPWHCWDLVETRSPQSEIAFGASNFRAPKPKAIPQTDAVKILAILGNSDGIDIDHDRQTLQQLSNADVTFLVQPDRRDVSGQLWQQHWDIIFFAGHSCTEGETGRIYLNAEDSLTLDELRAGLTYAVNNGLQLAIFNSCDGLGLASELEKLHIPQLIVMREPVPDQVAQLFLTYFLQAFAEDLSLYLAVREARQRLEAIEDEFPNASWLPVIFQNPAVRPPTWSSLCGDAQMPSETTKISWGQPLTTSKVVVVPPVPYKRRWLSKRQAAVLTCGVTALGLGLRHLGLFEQGELWVYDRFAQIQAASPVSAGKQKILLVTINDQDVQKYDNPISDRVLLDGLRRIQQQQPRAVGIDIYRDSPVAKQADWVALTKYLKQTPQVVGLCQVGEVNGVIRPEMAVKPPQAMPMERVGYADGLIPDPDQRVRRYSFAMDEREGAVCQTPFSFAFQVLNTYYQGNLQYEYDDVKGLKLWPENQANQAIWLPPLSPRLGGYHRSTGDMAGVQLVIDYTGLKQAQLINFETLLTSPENDLRSLVRDRIVLIGYASGQDPQKSDLHLTPVEQTYGVRIHAQVIQQILKMFSGIGKITRSLSEWSETGLLAILGLVSGAFTWRWGRWRYGFLVGMGLAAALVMLQHSLAGVLWLPIFSGLLIFGMNSLVVFIVGNWKGRSRSSYR
- a CDS encoding DUF928 domain-containing protein, translated to MQLVPSMLKILTIALVGSAVNVLAIQTEVVAQSNRPKHTQRKPKRKKLRRFGGRVPVRLKGGRKGVCDRTVTQPFSAAVPENALSATKTPQFAIWIPDQTTNNPMRAKVRIKQKNRNVMPPMAVKIVDTPRYVTFQVPPAANIQPGQTYRWSFEVTCANSEKDRLYGQFTYEPASEALKSALSRAKTASQQARIYEKNDYVLDALAVLLAAKSDDQMAEKTWNHLLQQWDWQTGETQSQLPSKTNGDQ